In a genomic window of Sutcliffiella sp. FSL R7-0096:
- a CDS encoding histidine kinase N-terminal domain-containing protein → MEASEKLTLYLEENHEQFIQNWRNKSVISENDLYKEEVIRNGRQMYQLVKKAIKEPLTEEEITMLANKTAQERVQANVNISEFVYNVNTGRSEVVKWVWKSGIPSKELQPFIDQINDLFDQFSYLAVRKYTQIKEQQLEEKELYINQTHKERLTILGQMSSSFVHEFRNPLTSVIGFTRLLQNELPDHPYLEIMRHELDQLNYRISQFLHVSRKELIESKREEVNLSFLLQELVEFLYPSLLDGDVVIHLDIDPTISLFANKDELRQVCLNLIINSIDALQQMKDKVRTIEVVCVEKGNVMELSITNNGPKIGEDSIHAIFEPFFTTKDLGTGIGLYICKKLIEKHDGEIYCKSNEEQTSFILRMPAKTIEHEKSS, encoded by the coding sequence ATGGAGGCTTCTGAGAAACTCACACTGTACTTAGAAGAAAATCATGAGCAATTTATCCAAAATTGGAGAAATAAAAGTGTAATATCGGAGAATGACCTATATAAAGAAGAAGTCATCCGTAACGGAAGGCAAATGTACCAGCTGGTCAAAAAAGCGATCAAAGAGCCGCTGACCGAAGAAGAAATCACCATGCTGGCAAACAAGACGGCCCAGGAGCGGGTGCAGGCAAATGTTAACATCAGTGAATTTGTCTACAATGTGAATACCGGCAGAAGTGAAGTCGTCAAGTGGGTATGGAAATCGGGGATACCTAGTAAGGAGCTGCAGCCTTTCATTGATCAAATCAATGATCTATTTGACCAATTTTCCTATTTGGCAGTACGAAAATATACGCAAATAAAAGAACAACAGCTGGAAGAAAAGGAATTGTACATTAACCAGACTCATAAGGAGCGCCTAACGATATTAGGACAAATGAGCTCAAGTTTTGTTCATGAATTCCGAAACCCTTTGACTTCTGTTATCGGCTTTACAAGACTTTTGCAGAATGAACTTCCGGATCATCCGTATTTGGAAATCATGCGACATGAACTGGATCAGCTAAATTATCGTATATCGCAATTTCTCCATGTGTCTAGGAAGGAATTAATTGAAAGTAAGAGAGAAGAGGTCAATCTGTCTTTTCTTTTGCAGGAACTGGTGGAATTCTTATATCCGAGTTTATTGGATGGGGATGTCGTCATTCATTTGGATATCGATCCCACAATCAGTCTGTTTGCCAATAAGGATGAACTTAGGCAGGTCTGTTTGAATCTCATCATCAATTCCATTGATGCGCTTCAACAAATGAAAGATAAAGTAAGGACGATAGAGGTTGTTTGTGTAGAAAAGGGGAATGTGATGGAGCTATCCATTACCAATAACGGGCCGAAGATCGGGGAGGATTCGATACATGCCATTTTCGAGCCATTTTTCACCACGAAGGATCTCGGGACGGGAATCGGCCTTTATATCTGTAAAAAACTGATTGAAAAGCATGACGGGGAGATTTATTGCAAATCAAATGAAGAGCAGACAAGTTTCATTCTCAGAATGCCAGCAAAAACGATAGAACACGAGAAATCCTCTTAA
- the nhaC gene encoding Na+/H+ antiporter NhaC → MEQQVQKDQLNISGIAALGLVVSIIAIISISLFIFEAEPHIPIFASIVVLILFSLVKRQSWEFIETGIKNGLKEGLIPILLFILIGILIGVWMLSGTIPTFIYYGGQLISASLFLPSVFIITAIIGISIGSSFTTTATVGVAFIALGTGMGFNPAIVAGAIISGALLGDKMSPLSDTTNIASAVCKVDLFEHIRHMLWTTIPAAIICLVVFSFMSSGASGGSVGKFADLPAVLKAEGLVSIWALLPAVVMFGVALKRVPAIFVMMVGIITGSAMAFILQPGISIAQLMDVMQNGYTGATGDEAMDSILSQGGIQKMMWSVSLVLLTLSMGGLIQQLRVMDRILVMIQRFVSSTGKLILATVATAIGVNVTVGEQYMSIILTGQGFEKEYEKQGISSKNLSRVLEDAGTVINPLIPYGVSGVFMAGVLGVPVLDYLPFALFCLISPLLSLFYGFTGISIRKRERVEG, encoded by the coding sequence ATGGAGCAGCAAGTACAGAAGGATCAATTAAACATCAGTGGAATTGCGGCTCTTGGCTTGGTTGTAAGCATAATAGCTATTATATCTATTTCATTATTCATTTTTGAAGCAGAGCCGCATATTCCTATTTTTGCAAGCATTGTGGTATTAATATTATTTTCATTAGTAAAAAGACAGTCGTGGGAATTTATTGAGACTGGCATAAAAAACGGCTTGAAGGAAGGGCTCATCCCAATTCTTTTATTTATATTAATTGGTATCCTGATTGGGGTCTGGATGCTATCAGGGACGATCCCGACGTTCATCTACTATGGCGGGCAGCTCATTTCTGCGAGTCTATTTCTGCCGAGCGTGTTTATCATCACGGCTATTATCGGGATTAGTATTGGGAGTTCATTTACAACTACCGCTACGGTCGGTGTGGCATTTATCGCACTTGGTACAGGGATGGGCTTCAATCCGGCTATCGTGGCTGGTGCCATCATTTCTGGAGCACTTTTAGGCGATAAGATGTCACCTCTATCGGATACCACCAACATTGCGTCGGCAGTCTGTAAGGTGGACTTATTTGAACATATCCGTCATATGTTATGGACAACCATTCCGGCTGCTATCATCTGCCTTGTTGTATTCAGTTTTATGAGCAGTGGGGCAAGCGGCGGATCTGTTGGGAAGTTTGCGGATTTGCCAGCTGTTCTGAAGGCGGAAGGTCTTGTGAGTATCTGGGCTTTGTTACCTGCCGTTGTCATGTTCGGAGTGGCATTGAAACGCGTACCGGCAATCTTTGTCATGATGGTGGGGATCATTACAGGTTCGGCGATGGCGTTTATCCTGCAACCGGGAATCAGCATTGCCCAGCTGATGGATGTTATGCAAAACGGCTACACAGGAGCCACTGGAGATGAAGCGATGGACAGCATTCTATCCCAAGGTGGCATTCAAAAAATGATGTGGTCGGTTTCCTTGGTCTTATTGACACTAAGCATGGGTGGTTTGATTCAGCAACTGCGAGTGATGGACCGGATACTAGTAATGATACAGAGATTCGTCTCTTCAACAGGGAAGCTGATACTTGCGACAGTGGCTACCGCCATAGGTGTGAATGTTACAGTGGGTGAACAGTACATGTCGATAATTCTGACGGGACAGGGTTTTGAAAAGGAATATGAGAAGCAGGGCATTTCCTCTAAAAACCTTTCCAGGGTGTTGGAGGACGCAGGAACGGTCATCAATCCATTGATTCCGTATGGTGTCAGTGGTGTGTTCATGGCAGGGGTGCTTGGTGTGCCTGTATTGGATTACCTGCCATTCGCACTGTTCTGTTTGATCAGTCCGCTGTTGAGCTTGTTCTATGGGTTTACAGGGATCAGTATCAGGAAGAGAGAGCGTGTGGAAGGATAA
- a CDS encoding gluconokinase, whose translation MSKYIIGLDIGTSTTKSVIFTRQGEVVSEYECAYSTYHPKLGYSEQNPLEIDKAARLAISTAISQKNIAATDISGLCISSAMHSLICINEQNEPISPMIIWSDGRSYPQAAIMRDSYGRDIYEQTGTPIHPMSPFVKLVWMKENQYTPYYEAARFVSIKEFILYKWSGTWQVDYSIASATGLFNIHTLQWEEDALAIAGINASQLSRIVPCTKEVGPLNAEVAKELLLHTTTPLIIGSSDGVLANMGVGAIDDGETALTLGSSGALRRFTKEKKTDYEQRTFQYAFTKESHIIGGATNNGAVLMHWLARQFSSLTKKEAIEVADLEALAATSSAGSNGLFFLPYLNGERAPKWNAKAKGGWMGLTLSHTSADMIRSVMESVIFNMYEIHEALHEKAGPTKKLIISGSYAKSPLWVQMTADIFKKNVTVPDSQQATAWGAAWLGLYALGEVDSIEAIKQYIPIKHEVLPIVRNVERYEEYYHIYRELYNKNKPLFAEMDRLQY comes from the coding sequence ATGAGCAAATATATTATTGGTCTGGATATCGGCACCTCCACCACTAAGTCCGTTATCTTCACTAGACAAGGGGAAGTGGTTTCAGAATATGAATGTGCCTATTCCACCTACCATCCCAAACTAGGCTACTCAGAACAGAATCCTTTAGAGATTGATAAGGCTGCACGTTTGGCTATCTCCACTGCCATCAGCCAAAAAAATATTGCCGCTACAGACATCTCTGGCCTTTGCATCTCATCTGCCATGCATAGTCTCATTTGTATCAACGAGCAAAACGAACCAATTTCGCCGATGATTATTTGGTCGGATGGAAGAAGCTATCCACAAGCAGCCATCATGAGAGATTCCTATGGTCGGGACATATATGAACAGACTGGTACTCCCATACACCCGATGTCCCCCTTTGTGAAGCTCGTCTGGATGAAGGAAAATCAGTACACACCTTACTATGAAGCGGCCCGTTTTGTTTCTATCAAGGAGTTTATTTTATACAAATGGTCCGGTACTTGGCAAGTGGATTATTCCATCGCCTCTGCAACAGGACTCTTTAACATCCATACATTACAATGGGAAGAAGACGCTCTGGCAATCGCGGGAATAAACGCATCACAGCTTTCTCGCATTGTTCCATGTACGAAGGAGGTTGGCCCATTAAATGCAGAAGTGGCAAAAGAATTGCTTTTACATACTACCACTCCCCTAATAATCGGCTCAAGCGACGGCGTCCTTGCGAATATGGGAGTTGGGGCGATTGACGACGGGGAGACCGCATTGACCCTTGGATCGAGTGGTGCACTCCGCAGATTTACTAAGGAAAAGAAGACCGATTATGAACAGCGTACATTTCAATATGCATTCACAAAAGAGAGTCATATCATAGGTGGTGCTACCAATAATGGGGCTGTTCTGATGCACTGGCTTGCAAGGCAGTTCTCTTCCTTAACCAAGAAAGAGGCGATTGAAGTCGCTGATCTTGAAGCTTTGGCCGCCACATCAAGCGCAGGATCCAATGGATTATTTTTTCTTCCCTATCTGAACGGGGAGCGGGCTCCCAAGTGGAATGCCAAAGCAAAAGGGGGTTGGATGGGGCTCACTCTTTCCCATACAAGTGCAGATATGATTCGTAGCGTCATGGAAAGTGTCATCTTCAATATGTATGAGATTCATGAGGCACTCCATGAAAAGGCCGGACCAACGAAAAAACTGATAATCAGCGGCAGTTATGCGAAATCTCCTCTATGGGTGCAAATGACTGCAGATATTTTCAAAAAAAACGTCACCGTTCCTGATAGCCAGCAAGCTACTGCCTGGGGAGCAGCTTGGCTTGGACTGTACGCGCTAGGGGAGGTTGACTCCATAGAAGCGATCAAGCAGTATATTCCTATCAAACACGAGGTGCTGCCAATTGTAAGGAATGTAGAAAGATATGAAGAATACTACCACATCTACCGGGAGCTTTATAATAAAAATAAACCCTTGTTCGCCGAGATGGATAGGTTGCAATACTAA
- a CDS encoding DoxX family membrane protein yields MKWLRGPKMAILWTVLRIWLGVQWLKAGLPKIGTFDAEGFLHGAIAKAEGAHPAVQGWYAGFLENVALPNVGLINILIPWGEVLVGIALILGLATLPALLAGAFMNLNFLLAGTISTNPVLYTAAILLIAAGTAATFYGLDRFAIRFMKDRWNARKMKDTHGNDGKTINDGHAAAQ; encoded by the coding sequence ATGAAATGGTTACGTGGACCGAAAATGGCAATCCTTTGGACAGTATTAAGAATTTGGTTGGGAGTACAATGGCTGAAGGCCGGCTTACCTAAAATAGGAACTTTTGATGCAGAAGGATTTTTACATGGAGCGATCGCAAAAGCGGAAGGAGCGCATCCGGCAGTACAAGGCTGGTACGCTGGATTCCTTGAGAATGTGGCACTGCCAAATGTCGGTTTGATCAACATCTTGATTCCATGGGGCGAAGTGTTGGTAGGTATTGCACTCATACTAGGTTTGGCAACATTACCGGCATTATTGGCGGGAGCATTTATGAACCTGAACTTCCTGTTGGCTGGTACAATAAGCACCAACCCAGTACTATATACAGCAGCAATATTGCTGATTGCAGCAGGTACGGCGGCGACTTTCTATGGACTTGATCGCTTTGCCATCAGATTCATGAAAGATAGATGGAACGCTCGAAAGATGAAGGATACACATGGCAACGATGGTAAAACAATAAACGATGGGCATGCGGCGGCGCAATAA
- a CDS encoding YfhD family protein gives MGRSRGHQSGGKNKASLPQVPKNMKKAAQDAEFANEQHADNEILEAQARASAAGIKRNSKKDNFK, from the coding sequence ATGGGACGTTCACGTGGACATCAATCTGGTGGTAAAAATAAAGCCTCACTTCCACAGGTACCTAAGAACATGAAAAAAGCTGCACAGGATGCAGAATTCGCGAACGAGCAGCATGCTGATAATGAAATCCTAGAAGCACAAGCTCGCGCATCAGCAGCTGGAATTAAACGGAATAGTAAGAAGGATAACTTTAAATAA
- a CDS encoding YfhE family protein, with protein sequence MNDKKRREKTKTTLSKTQEVTYSREFKMADRVGGYTERRR encoded by the coding sequence ATGAATGATAAAAAGCGTCGTGAAAAGACAAAGACAACGTTGAGCAAAACGCAGGAAGTTACCTATTCTCGCGAGTTTAAAATGGCAGATCGAGTTGGCGGATATACGGAGAGACGTAGATAG